From a single Lewinella sp. LCG006 genomic region:
- a CDS encoding LuxR C-terminal-related transcriptional regulator, which yields MSTPIYLLGKSPLVLLGLESVLSDTSFNFQRSFLLGKEEFCPNCSTDFLLFVQLKEEKDGRFTCLKNLVKNYPLARLIVLHDATDVKHIKACFRIGISAYLLSSICAADVRQAIQAVASGQTYLDPVLSQYWASQTMGLGSENLALTRREKEVLDLIVEEYTTKEIAQQLYISPCTAETHRMNIIQKMGVRNTAGVVREAVRMGW from the coding sequence ATGTCTACTCCTATCTATCTTTTGGGAAAAAGCCCCTTGGTTCTCCTTGGCCTGGAAAGTGTTTTGAGCGATACTTCTTTCAATTTTCAGCGAAGTTTTTTACTGGGAAAGGAGGAATTCTGCCCGAATTGTTCGACAGACTTCTTGCTCTTTGTTCAATTAAAGGAGGAGAAAGATGGTCGCTTTACTTGTCTGAAAAATTTAGTTAAAAATTATCCTTTAGCTCGTCTTATTGTACTGCACGATGCGACAGATGTGAAACACATTAAAGCTTGTTTCCGAATAGGGATAAGTGCTTATCTATTATCGAGTATTTGTGCAGCGGATGTTCGACAGGCAATCCAGGCTGTTGCCAGTGGGCAGACTTACCTTGATCCCGTTTTAAGTCAGTATTGGGCGAGCCAGACGATGGGTTTAGGTAGCGAAAATTTAGCACTCACCCGACGGGAAAAAGAAGTACTTGACTTAATTGTAGAAGAGTACACCACCAAAGAGATTGCCCAACAGTTGTACATCAGCCCCTGTACGGCAGAAACCCATCGGATGAATATTATCCAGAAAATGGGCGTCAGAAATACGGCCGGCGTCGTCCGCGAAGCCGTGCGGATGGGTTGGTAG
- a CDS encoding DUF4255 domain-containing protein, giving the protein MPTVRDTIADTLSILRLTLENGLNGIETNTDDAVELNNIAFWDVASTDPRAVGNSIIVTLVKTEEEFAMKNQPAHRRNPVTGGLEYVNPPVFLNLHVLFTVNTPNYDTALTYLSRIIGFFQHQRVFTENNSAIPNDVNIDTFHFNVSMLSPSLEQLNHLWGILGGRMLPSVLYRFQIQRIEYIDQPAPAPQIETIIVNEQLY; this is encoded by the coding sequence ATGCCAACAGTACGCGATACCATCGCCGATACTTTATCGATCCTCAGGCTGACCCTTGAAAACGGGCTGAATGGTATCGAAACCAATACTGACGACGCTGTTGAACTTAATAACATTGCCTTTTGGGATGTGGCGAGCACAGACCCTCGTGCCGTAGGTAACAGTATTATCGTAACTCTAGTCAAAACAGAGGAGGAATTTGCGATGAAGAACCAGCCTGCTCATCGCCGAAATCCGGTTACTGGCGGCTTGGAATACGTCAATCCTCCAGTCTTTTTAAATCTCCACGTACTCTTCACGGTAAATACCCCGAATTATGATACTGCGCTTACCTATCTGTCCAGAATCATCGGCTTTTTCCAGCACCAGCGTGTTTTCACGGAAAACAATTCCGCTATTCCCAATGATGTCAATATTGATACCTTTCACTTCAATGTGAGCATGTTGTCTCCCTCGTTGGAGCAGCTTAATCATTTATGGGGGATTTTGGGAGGAAGGATGTTGCCTAGCGTATTGTATCGGTTCCAGATTCAGCGCATTGAATACATTGACCAGCCTGCACCTGCACCACAGATTGAGACCATCATTGTGAACGAACAACTGTATTAG
- a CDS encoding phage tail sheath family protein, translating to MPTNYAIPGVYVEEITKFPPAVAQVETAIPAFVGYTERRLDANGGTLAQDTPVRISSMTEFETRFGNAPGLTVGEVRLDASNNFLGATISTLFYLHHAVQMFYANGGGDCYIVSVAAAPGFSGGYVSGEILSGINALELVDEPTLICFPDAAGKNDAGISTSLQVRALEICAELGDRFTICDTLLGDPLGTTFRNEIGINNLKYGAAYTPWLEATFAKNLTFRELSTGIFTRNGVSGLALEALTTDTTTQTLITTYRTNLGVETEAELADREQALRNNFGLYKAIVAAINGLPLSMPPSGAIAGVYATVDRNRGVWKAPANVSLNLVAEPSSGFTQGQLANLNIDPVAGKSINAIRTFTGKGVLVWGARTLAGNDNEWRYINVRRFYNMVEESVKKAAGQFVFEPNDANTWVRVQGMIENFLTLQWRAGALQGAKQEHAFQVAVGLGKTMTADDILNGRMIVQIAMAPVRPAEFIILRFEQKMPEA from the coding sequence ATGCCTACTAATTATGCTATTCCCGGCGTGTACGTAGAGGAAATTACCAAATTCCCTCCAGCCGTCGCTCAGGTAGAAACCGCCATCCCGGCTTTCGTTGGCTATACGGAACGCAGGCTAGACGCCAACGGTGGTACCCTGGCCCAGGATACACCGGTGCGAATTTCCTCCATGACGGAATTTGAAACACGGTTTGGCAATGCCCCCGGACTTACCGTTGGAGAGGTACGCCTTGATGCGAGCAATAATTTCCTGGGAGCTACCATCAGTACCTTGTTTTATTTGCATCATGCGGTGCAGATGTTCTACGCTAACGGCGGCGGAGATTGCTACATCGTATCGGTAGCGGCGGCCCCTGGCTTTAGCGGAGGATATGTTTCTGGAGAAATCCTGAGTGGCATCAACGCACTTGAGTTAGTAGACGAGCCTACCTTGATTTGTTTTCCGGATGCAGCAGGAAAAAATGATGCAGGCATATCCACTTCTCTACAAGTGAGGGCACTCGAGATTTGTGCGGAATTGGGTGACCGATTTACGATTTGTGATACGCTCTTGGGGGACCCACTAGGAACTACCTTTCGCAATGAAATTGGTATTAATAACCTCAAATACGGAGCGGCTTATACCCCTTGGTTGGAAGCTACCTTTGCTAAAAATCTGACTTTTAGAGAATTAAGTACGGGCATTTTTACCCGTAACGGGGTGAGTGGCCTGGCCTTAGAAGCACTCACTACGGATACTACTACGCAAACACTGATCACGACTTACCGCACCAATTTGGGGGTAGAAACGGAAGCAGAACTTGCGGACAGGGAGCAGGCGCTGCGCAATAATTTTGGCTTGTACAAAGCGATCGTTGCAGCGATCAATGGTTTACCCCTTTCTATGCCTCCTAGCGGTGCGATTGCTGGTGTCTACGCGACGGTAGATCGTAATCGCGGTGTATGGAAAGCCCCTGCCAACGTGAGTCTTAACCTGGTTGCAGAACCAAGCTCGGGTTTTACCCAAGGGCAATTGGCCAATCTGAATATTGATCCCGTTGCTGGGAAATCGATCAATGCCATCCGGACATTCACCGGAAAGGGCGTGCTCGTTTGGGGGGCTCGTACCCTGGCTGGTAACGATAATGAATGGCGCTATATTAATGTTCGACGCTTCTACAATATGGTCGAAGAATCGGTGAAGAAAGCAGCTGGACAATTTGTCTTTGAACCCAATGATGCCAATACCTGGGTGCGGGTACAGGGAATGATTGAAAACTTTCTGACCCTACAGTGGCGGGCTGGCGCCTTGCAGGGGGCAAAACAAGAACACGCCTTTCAGGTAGCCGTAGGCTTGGGAAAAACCATGACTGCTGATGATATTCTGAATGGCCGGATGATCGTACAGATTGCTATGGCCCCCGTGCGGCCTGCTGAATTTATCATCTTGCGCTTTGAGCAAAAAATGCCGGAAGCATAG
- a CDS encoding phage tail sheath family protein — translation MPNNYAIPGVYVEEIPKFPPSVAQVETAIPAFIGYTEKALDTSGNPLAINTPVRITSFTEFETRFGLAPPLEILQVRLDAGDNFLGADIDPTNEYYLHHAVQLFYANGGGDCYIVSVGPYATAAPLADEAHFTAAGAALEAISRVDEPTILLFPDAVLLSDTEMGNVQKAALLQCANLQDRVTVCDLKNDSPADLQDIVDFRQQIGINNLKYGAAYTPWIEALLPKNISYAQLNGAIFVKAGALPMVDLATINTDTDIANVLNNYDLVLAINALGTVGSLRSNINDEYASLLLITDYDTVNMTSALDGAITAMDTAVAGLVPAPIPAMPANYTTALTNLQAAITAYEALTIGSTPAEIATGRANLATAMSNYLSFVGTAAVADAEENLRAVYPIYRAIIAGINAVPLAVPPSGAVVGVYAAVDRTRGVWKAPANVSLNQVVGPTKAYVQSALANLNVDPSTGKSINAIRSFTGKGTLIWGARTLAGNDNEWRYVSVRRFVNMVEESTKKATEQFVFEPNDANTWVRVQAMIENFLTLQWRDGALQGAKQEQAFRVAVGLGKTMTADDILNGRMIVQIALAIVRPAEFIVLRFEQMMPQS, via the coding sequence ATGCCTAATAACTATGCGATACCTGGTGTATATGTGGAAGAAATACCAAAGTTTCCACCTTCGGTTGCTCAGGTAGAAACCGCCATACCCGCCTTTATTGGCTATACCGAAAAAGCATTGGATACTTCTGGCAACCCTCTGGCCATTAATACCCCTGTGCGTATTACCTCTTTTACAGAATTTGAGACGCGTTTTGGTTTAGCACCTCCTTTAGAAATATTGCAGGTTCGTCTGGACGCTGGTGATAATTTCCTTGGAGCAGATATCGATCCTACCAATGAATACTACTTGCACCATGCCGTTCAGTTGTTTTATGCGAATGGAGGTGGAGATTGCTATATCGTATCTGTTGGCCCTTATGCAACAGCTGCACCTTTAGCTGATGAAGCCCACTTTACGGCTGCTGGAGCAGCATTGGAAGCGATTAGTCGTGTAGACGAGCCTACTATTTTACTTTTTCCGGATGCGGTCTTACTTTCTGATACGGAAATGGGAAATGTTCAAAAAGCTGCTTTGCTGCAATGTGCCAACTTGCAGGATCGTGTGACGGTGTGTGATTTAAAAAATGATAGTCCGGCAGACCTCCAGGATATTGTTGATTTTCGCCAGCAGATAGGCATCAATAACCTTAAATATGGCGCTGCTTATACTCCCTGGATTGAGGCATTGCTGCCCAAAAATATCAGTTATGCTCAGCTCAATGGGGCCATTTTTGTAAAAGCGGGAGCTTTACCAATGGTCGATTTGGCTACTATCAATACCGACACCGATATCGCCAATGTCCTCAATAATTATGACCTGGTTTTGGCCATTAATGCCCTCGGGACCGTTGGGAGCCTGCGCTCCAATATCAATGATGAATACGCCAGCCTGCTTTTGATAACGGACTACGATACCGTCAATATGACGAGTGCGCTGGACGGTGCGATCACCGCAATGGATACCGCAGTGGCGGGCTTGGTGCCAGCTCCAATTCCTGCTATGCCAGCCAATTATACCACTGCGCTTACCAATCTCCAAGCAGCTATAACGGCTTACGAAGCACTGACCATTGGTAGTACGCCTGCTGAAATAGCTACAGGTCGTGCAAATTTAGCAACCGCGATGAGCAACTACCTCAGTTTTGTAGGAACAGCGGCGGTTGCTGATGCTGAAGAAAATTTACGTGCCGTCTATCCCATCTATCGGGCGATCATTGCGGGTATCAACGCCGTTCCGCTGGCTGTGCCTCCAAGTGGTGCGGTGGTAGGAGTTTACGCCGCGGTAGACCGTACGCGTGGCGTATGGAAAGCTCCTGCCAATGTGAGTCTCAACCAGGTGGTTGGGCCTACCAAAGCCTATGTGCAATCTGCTTTAGCCAACCTCAATGTTGATCCTTCGACCGGAAAATCCATCAACGCCATCCGCAGCTTCACGGGCAAGGGGACGCTTATCTGGGGCGCAAGGACGCTGGCTGGCAACGACAATGAATGGCGCTACGTAAGTGTCCGCCGCTTTGTGAATATGGTGGAAGAATCGACAAAAAAAGCCACTGAACAGTTTGTTTTCGAACCCAACGATGCCAATACCTGGGTACGGGTGCAGGCCATGATCGAAAACTTTCTCACACTACAGTGGCGAGACGGTGCCTTGCAAGGTGCCAAACAGGAACAAGCTTTTCGGGTTGCGGTGGGTCTTGGCAAAACCATGACTGCCGACGATATTCTTAATGGTCGGATGATTGTCCAGATCGCTTTAGCGATCGTGCGGCCGGCCGAATTCATAGTGCTTCGTTTTGAGCAAATGATGCCTCAATCTTAA
- a CDS encoding phage tail protein: protein MANYPLPKFSFLIEWGEARLGFTEVTGLERSVEVIEYREGSSKSYSKLKMPGMEALANVTLKRGTFAGDISFYTWFNTVQMNTAERRDVIVKLLNEENEPTMVWRLANCFAVKYQASELKADGNEVAIETLEIAHEGLSMVS, encoded by the coding sequence ATGGCTAATTACCCACTTCCCAAATTTAGTTTCCTCATCGAATGGGGTGAGGCTCGCTTGGGATTTACCGAAGTCACGGGCCTGGAGCGTTCCGTTGAAGTAATTGAATACCGGGAAGGTTCCAGTAAAAGTTATTCAAAACTGAAAATGCCGGGGATGGAAGCACTGGCTAATGTAACCCTAAAACGGGGCACCTTCGCAGGCGACATCAGCTTTTACACCTGGTTCAATACGGTACAAATGAATACCGCCGAGCGCCGTGATGTGATCGTTAAGCTGCTCAACGAAGAAAACGAACCCACTATGGTTTGGCGTTTGGCCAACTGTTTTGCCGTCAAATACCAAGCTTCTGAATTGAAGGCCGATGGCAATGAAGTCGCCATCGAGACCCTGGAGATTGCCCACGAGGGCTTAAGTATGGTCAGCTAA
- a CDS encoding phage tail protein — protein sequence MAFYPPVGFHFAVRFGISDQDNDTRFQSVSGLSVEYETETINEGGENRFVHEIPVRTSYSNLVLKRGMMVDSAVVNWCIDAFENRSFQPTDLQVILLNENHEPLRTWSVVRAWPKRWSVSDFNAEDNSIVIETLELSYRYYKLL from the coding sequence ATGGCATTTTACCCACCGGTAGGTTTTCATTTTGCAGTCCGTTTTGGCATCAGCGACCAGGATAATGACACTCGCTTTCAGAGTGTTTCCGGCCTGAGCGTTGAGTACGAAACAGAAACCATTAACGAAGGTGGTGAAAACCGCTTCGTTCACGAGATTCCTGTACGTACCAGTTATAGTAATCTGGTACTCAAACGAGGAATGATGGTCGACTCAGCGGTCGTAAACTGGTGCATTGATGCTTTTGAAAACCGAAGCTTTCAACCTACGGATCTACAGGTTATTCTCCTCAACGAAAATCACGAACCCCTGCGCACTTGGAGTGTGGTAAGGGCCTGGCCCAAACGGTGGTCGGTCAGCGATTTTAACGCAGAAGACAATAGCATCGTCATTGAAACACTGGAACTCAGCTACCGCTACTATAAACTCCTATAA
- a CDS encoding DUF5908 family protein: protein MPVEIRELHIRINVNEQTQANNNAASGTENTRQEIRKKEDALVAECVAQTLNILAEEKER, encoded by the coding sequence ATGCCCGTAGAAATCAGAGAATTGCACATCAGGATCAATGTAAACGAACAGACGCAGGCCAATAATAACGCCGCTTCGGGTACAGAAAACACCAGGCAGGAAATTCGCAAAAAGGAAGATGCACTGGTGGCGGAATGCGTAGCACAAACGCTGAATATTCTCGCAGAGGAGAAGGAAAGATAA
- the vgrG gene encoding type VI secretion system tip protein VgrG — protein sequence MPSDRIIPTPVAPSVATFTVLSAGTEVPREFQVLSIVINKAVNRIATATLLIRDGDPAAQTFKASEEDYFVPGKELELKAGYQGTEDKIFSGVVVSHAIRVRDQRSVLEVVCKDPAFKMTLSPENRYFRETTESDAIEDIIRASGLTADVETTTETKAEIIQYHCTNWDFVLTRADALGKICITEGGTLSVKAPNLTQASALTLSYGGNLLSLDLQMDARNQFKSIHSKAWSMPNSELSEAEESTFAAPAAGNLTADDLAGAHGVDPLQQQHGGSVTEAELQEWSKARLQKSRLARIRGRAQFQGIASLEVGQLVTLQGVGDRFNGQVFVSAIRHEINNGNWLTNAEFGLDDTWFTERFKVTQPRAAGIIPPVSGLQIGIVTQIHDDPLGEHRVQIRLPLISTEDDGTWARVAVLDAGDTRGSFFRPEIGDEVVVGFLNDDPRFPVITGMLNSSTRPAPLDATEDNHERGFVSRSGMKWLFNDEHKNILLETPDGNLIDISGENQSITLGDQHGNKIVLDSNGITLESIKDIVLKASANLEAEGMAVKVDAQSTGEFAASGTLTLKGGLVQIN from the coding sequence ATGCCCAGCGATAGAATTATACCAACCCCTGTAGCGCCTTCCGTAGCAACGTTTACGGTGCTTTCGGCGGGTACCGAAGTGCCCAGGGAGTTTCAGGTCCTGTCGATCGTGATCAACAAGGCGGTTAATCGTATCGCAACAGCAACGCTCCTTATAAGAGATGGAGATCCGGCCGCCCAAACCTTTAAGGCTAGTGAAGAGGACTACTTTGTTCCTGGAAAGGAGTTGGAACTAAAAGCAGGCTATCAGGGTACCGAAGACAAAATTTTTAGCGGAGTTGTCGTGAGCCATGCTATTCGGGTTCGCGATCAACGCTCCGTACTGGAAGTGGTGTGCAAAGACCCTGCTTTTAAAATGACGCTCAGCCCGGAGAACCGCTATTTTCGGGAGACTACCGAAAGTGATGCTATAGAAGATATCATTCGCGCCAGTGGGCTAACGGCAGATGTGGAAACCACCACGGAAACAAAAGCAGAGATCATTCAATACCATTGCACCAACTGGGATTTTGTCCTCACGCGAGCAGATGCTTTGGGGAAGATTTGTATCACGGAAGGCGGAACACTCAGCGTAAAAGCACCCAACCTCACCCAAGCCAGTGCGCTGACCTTGAGCTACGGCGGAAACTTGCTGAGTCTGGATCTGCAAATGGATGCTCGCAACCAGTTTAAATCTATCCATTCCAAGGCCTGGAGCATGCCGAATAGCGAACTCTCGGAAGCGGAAGAAAGCACTTTTGCTGCACCAGCGGCTGGTAATTTGACCGCTGATGATTTAGCCGGTGCGCACGGTGTTGACCCTTTACAGCAACAACACGGAGGAAGTGTCACGGAAGCAGAATTGCAGGAATGGTCGAAGGCTCGCCTGCAAAAAAGCCGCCTGGCCCGCATTCGAGGACGTGCGCAATTTCAAGGAATAGCCAGTTTGGAAGTAGGGCAATTGGTAACGCTGCAAGGAGTAGGCGACCGCTTCAATGGCCAGGTTTTTGTATCCGCTATTCGCCACGAAATCAATAATGGCAACTGGCTCACCAATGCCGAATTTGGCTTGGATGACACCTGGTTTACAGAACGCTTCAAGGTCACCCAGCCTCGGGCTGCGGGAATCATCCCCCCGGTAAGCGGCCTGCAAATCGGGATCGTCACCCAAATTCATGATGATCCTCTGGGTGAACACCGGGTGCAAATACGCTTACCACTTATCAGTACGGAAGACGATGGCACCTGGGCACGTGTAGCTGTTTTGGATGCTGGCGATACCCGAGGGAGTTTCTTTCGCCCGGAAATTGGGGATGAGGTGGTGGTGGGTTTCCTCAATGATGACCCTCGTTTTCCGGTGATTACGGGGATGCTCAATAGCAGTACCCGCCCAGCACCATTGGATGCCACGGAAGACAATCACGAGCGAGGCTTCGTTTCCCGTTCGGGAATGAAATGGCTCTTCAATGATGAACACAAGAATATTTTACTGGAAACGCCTGATGGTAACCTCATCGATATTTCTGGTGAAAACCAATCGATCACTCTGGGTGACCAACACGGAAATAAAATTGTGCTCGATAGTAATGGAATCACGCTGGAGAGTATAAAGGATATAGTACTTAAAGCCTCCGCTAATCTGGAAGCAGAAGGCATGGCTGTGAAAGTTGATGCCCAAAGTACGGGCGAATTCGCTGCCAGTGGAACGCTTACCCTCAAAGGAGGACTGGTTCAGATTAATTAA
- a CDS encoding PAAR domain-containing protein has product MPPAARINDMHVCPAANGTVPHVGGPIIPPGEVTVLIGGFPAARVGDQALCTGPPDAIVAGSGTVLIGGMPAARLGDSTAHGGSIVIGCTTVLIGG; this is encoded by the coding sequence ATGCCACCTGCTGCTCGAATCAATGATATGCACGTTTGTCCGGCTGCCAACGGTACGGTACCACACGTGGGTGGGCCGATCATTCCCCCTGGCGAGGTGACGGTGCTTATTGGAGGCTTTCCGGCCGCAAGAGTAGGAGACCAGGCACTTTGTACCGGCCCGCCGGATGCGATTGTAGCAGGGAGTGGTACCGTACTGATTGGCGGAATGCCCGCCGCAAGACTAGGCGATAGTACGGCCCATGGCGGCAGCATTGTCATTGGCTGTACCACGGTATTGATTGGAGGATAA
- a CDS encoding GPW/gp25 family protein — protein sequence MEDRKPATNFLGTGWSFPPTFRKASRGVSMTTGQEDIDRSLEILLSTALGERVMLPNYGSNMEELLFEPIDTGLQTLIFDRINTAILYYEPRIEVEDILLDTERVNEGVLIITIAYRVRATNSRFNFVYPFYLTEGSQVDNPI from the coding sequence ATGGAAGATCGTAAGCCAGCCACCAACTTCTTAGGAACGGGATGGAGTTTTCCTCCAACCTTTAGAAAGGCTTCTCGAGGAGTAAGCATGACCACCGGGCAGGAAGATATCGACCGGAGCCTGGAAATTCTACTTTCTACTGCTTTGGGAGAGCGGGTCATGTTGCCCAACTATGGCAGTAACATGGAAGAGCTCCTGTTTGAACCTATTGACACGGGCTTACAGACCTTGATTTTTGACCGAATCAATACGGCTATTTTGTATTACGAACCTCGCATTGAAGTAGAGGATATCCTGCTAGATACGGAACGCGTAAACGAAGGAGTGCTCATCATCACGATTGCTTATCGGGTGAGGGCGACCAATTCGCGCTTCAATTTTGTCTATCCCTTCTATTTAACGGAAGGTTCGCAGGTGGACAACCCGATATAA